In a genomic window of Nothobranchius furzeri strain GRZ-AD chromosome 14, NfurGRZ-RIMD1, whole genome shotgun sequence:
- the LOC139062739 gene encoding general transcription factor II-I repeat domain-containing protein 2-like, which yields MTVATAKRHNVERHFSTCHKSYNASYPPSSALRTEKARELKAALGKQQSLFKKPVEKSQKTTEASFRATHFLIKNKKTFSDGEVFKEAMMIIAKTVFKDEKNGTDVISTLSNVQLGASTTVRRVTAMSENLTERLEQDVATCKWFSIQCDESVDCSSSAQLMVFIRMVFDDFSTKEELLTLLPLQTTTRGVDIYNAVKSFLVEKKVPLEKLVSMTTDGAPAMIGRHAGFIAHCKGDTDFPTFLHYHCIIHQQAICSKVTGFEHVMTPVVKIINSIRSKAKQHRIFKKFMKSKGEDISLLEDIEWILDLAFLTDITGKLNHLNCELQGKGKTVADMISAVNAFKAKMNIFSVHLQKKRVLHFPAVQSVLNDNASASETFDKVVDKYSEVINRLGQEFENRFRDFDQLEPCVSFISNPFVQVEIACIAEQLSATFSLNAGEVEIEIITLQNDLHLKAHQSEPNFWCLVDTEKYKGVCTAAMKVACMFGSTYLCESAFSDMNFIKSKHRTRLTDAHLHDSVRVAVSSYTPDYSKLVNSMQCQVSH from the exons ATGACTGTGGCGACAGCAAAGCGGCACAATGTGGAGAGACACTTCAGTACTTGTCATAAAAGCTACAATGCTAGCTACCCACCTAGCAGCGCACTACGGACAGAAAAAGCACGTGAGTTAAAGGCAGCTTTGGGcaaacagcagtctttattcAAGAAGCCAGTGGAAAAGTCACAAAAAACAACAGAAGCGTCATTTAGAGCCACACATTTTTTGATTAAGAACAAGAAGACATTTTCAGATGGAGAAGTTTTCAAAGAAGCAATGATGATAATCGCAAAGACTGTATTTAAAGATGAGAAGAATGGAACCGATGTCATCTCCACTCTCTCCAACGTCCAACTGGGCGCAAGTACAACGGTAAGAAGAGTGACGGCTATGTCAGAGAACTTAACAGAGAGGCTGGAGCAGGATGTGGCAACATGTAAGTGGTTTAGCATCCAGTGTGACGAGTCTGTGGACTGCAgcagttcagcacagctgatGGTCTTTATTCGTATGGTTTTTGATGACTTCTCCACTAAAGAGGAACTTCTTACATTACTGCCCCTCCAGACAACTACAAGGGGAGTTGATATCTACAACGCAGTTAAGAGTTTTCTTGTGGAAAAAAAAGTACCACTAGAAAAGCTGGTGTCCATGACTACAGATGGGGCTCCTGCCATGATCGGCCGGCACGCAGGTTTCATCGCGCACTGCAAAGGTGACACAGACTTCCCAACATTTCTACATTACCACTGCATCATTCATCAGCAGGCGATATGTTCAAAAGTGACCGGATTTGAGCATGTGATGACTCCTGTTGTGAAGATCATAAATAGCATCCGTTCCAAAGCCAAACAGCACAGGATATTCAAA aagTTCATGAAATCCAAAGGTGAAGACATCTCATTGCTGGAGGACATTGAATGGATACTTGACCTTGCATTTTTAACGGACATCACTGGGAAACTTAACCATTTGAACTGTGAGCTGCAAGGCAAAGGTAAAACTGTTGCTGACATGATAAGTGCTGTAAATGCATTCAAAGCCAAGATGAACATTTTCTCTGTGCATTTACAGAAAAAAAGGGTGCTGCACTTTCCTGCTGTGCAGTCAGTGCTGAATGACAATGCTTCTGCATCTGAGACTTTTGACAAAGTTGTTGACAAATACTCTGAAGTCATTAACAGACTTGGACaagagtttgagaataggtttcgTGACTTTGATCAACTTGAGCCATGTGTGTCATTCATTTCCAATCCTTTTGTGCAAGTAGAAATTGCATGCATTGCTGAGCAGCTAAGTGCAACATTCAGCTTGAATGCTGGGGAGGTGGAGATAGAAATTATAACACTGCAAAACGACCTCCATCTCAAAGCCCATCAAAGTGAACCAAACTTTTGGTGCCTTGTGGATACAGAGAAGTACAAAGGTGTGTGCACAGCAGCTATGAAGGTTGCCTGCATGTTTGGTTCAACTTATCTCTGTGAATCAGCCTTTTCTGACATGAACTTCATAAAGAGCAAACACAGAACACGCCTTACTGATGCTCATCTACATGACTCAGTCAGAGTTGCAGTATCAAGTTACACCCCAGATTACAGCAAACTGGTGAACAGCATGCAATGCCAGGTTTCCCACTAA